In Rutidosis leptorrhynchoides isolate AG116_Rl617_1_P2 chromosome 2, CSIRO_AGI_Rlap_v1, whole genome shotgun sequence, one genomic interval encodes:
- the LOC139889050 gene encoding uncharacterized protein, with protein sequence MLCIGGGEIVHNGGRVIIYYIRGDHGYPSIMLEAVASYDGWFSHAYYGPAGSNNDINVLNQSDFFTELLAGEAPPCMFTVNGCTFNKGYYLADGIDPEWTTLVKSFRNPIDTKQSKFSKYQASARKDIERALGVLQGRWTIVQHPGRPYYICQIRRIMLTCIILNNMITEDKERAFCGLEENYRPIRRARGTFQERVEAHMQMDAELRDVGIHRLLRDMLVKHVYNLPSHYRIRHDPTINPNNQPEVGPSHIHDDEEENDVEEEGEE encoded by the coding sequence ATGTTATGCATTGGAGGTGGAGAAATTGTCCACAACGGTGGAAGggtcattatatattatatacgaGGTGATCATGGTTACCCGTCAATTATGCTTGAAGCGGTAGCCTCGTACGATGGATGGTTTTCGCACGCTTATTATGGACCTGCGGGTTCAAATAATGATATCAACGTACTCAATCAATCTGATTTTTTTACCGAGTTATTAGCCGGTGAAGCTCCCCCATGTATGTTTACGGTTAACGGGTGTACGTTTAATAAGGGTTATTATTTGGCAGATGGAATTGATCCGGAATGGACAACATTAGTGAAATCGTTCAGAAATCCGATAGACACGAAACAATCAAAATTTTCAAAGTACCAGGCATcggcaagaaaagatattgaacgagCATTAGGAGTACTACAAGGTCGATGGACCATTGTTCAACATCCAGGAAGACCGTATTACATCTGCCAAATTAGAAGGATTATGTTAACATGTatcatattaaataatatgataaccGAGGACAAAGAGCGTGCATTTTGTGGCCTCGAGGAGAATTATCGTCCGATTCGACGTGCACGAGGAACATTCCAAGAAAGAGTCGAGGCGCATATGCAGATGGACGCGGAATTAAGAGATGTGGGCATTCATCGACTACTACGAGATATGCTTGTAAAACACGTGTATAATCTTCCATCTCATTATCGAATTCGACATGATCCGACAATTAATCCTAACAATCAACCCGAGGTAGGACCTTCACACATTCACGATGACGAAGAAGAAAACGACGTTGAAGAAGAAGGCGAagagtag